In Xylocopa sonorina isolate GNS202 chromosome 16, iyXylSono1_principal, whole genome shotgun sequence, the sequence AGAGCTCATCACGTGTCCATTGATCATCCCTGGAGAAATCGCATCAAATACTCCGACGATAAAGTCTTCCTCAGCCAGTCACTCGCTGAAACTGCCAAGCGTCGGTACTCTGATAATTAATTTATCTCTCCGCTGTTAACCGTCTTTCTGGTTCAAATAAGATTTATCTGTTAATTTATTACCATCCTGTGATCCAGTGCTGTTTCATTCTGGCGCAGAATTTCTGCTCGAGCGTCTTTGTGTCTGGACCTCTCGTTTTGTTGATGTGCTCTGGATTTGTCTGCGAAACTGCTGCGAGTTACTACTTGGAAGCTACTTGATTTCGAATCTGTAAGCATTTCATGTTTATTTATGCGTTTCACGTAAATAATGGAATATTTACTTGTTCGATTCGACGGTAGGGTGACTTGTCGACCTTTTAGATACAATTACAAGTAGCGATAATTTTAATACGATGGCTCTTCGTCTAAATATTGCATTAATagttataataaaattaaaacttaagtatcgcattaataataataataatatattacagTTTACCATTGGCAAGCTTTGAAGTTTGTATTGTTTTACTTAGCGACACAGATTTGGATCAACTTTAATTGCAGACAAATAAATTTATCTCTTCTTCCACAGAAGACAATATCATTTGTTTCTTTAAGCGGAGCTTGAATTAAAAAATCTACAATAAAATCCCATTTTTCGTGATTCCTGAATCGCACAACTCGCAGGCCTCGAATTACTTTTGAATCGTGCgtttaataaaaaattgttaaacgCAACAGTTTTGTAGCTTCACATTTATTATCTGCGAAGAATTGAATCAGATTTTACAATGTATAttcaaaaaattaatttttaattcatcGAAATCAATCGTGTCGTAAAGGCTTCGATAATAGTAAAAGAAAGTTGTAAAAAATTATTCAGTTACTTAATTTAAGACACCACGTCGACGATCTTAGTTCTTCTAATTTTGACGAGCAGCTTCTctcaataatttttaataatttctggAATATCCACAGAAAGTTATTGCTGCTAATATATAAAAAGAAAGTGGTAACAAATTATTCAGTTACTTAATTTAAGACAGCACGTCGACGACCTTAGTTCTTCTAATTTTGACGAGCAGCTTCTctcaataatttttaataatttctggAATATCCACAGAAAGTTATTGCTGCTAATATATAAAAAGAAAGTGGTAACAAATTATTCAGTTACTTAATTTAAGACAGCACGTCGACGACCTTAGTTCTTCTAATTTTGACGAGCAGCTTCTctcaataatttttaataatttctggAATATCCACAGAAAGTTATTGCTGCTAATATATAAAAAGAAAGTGGTAACAAATTATTCAGTTACTTAATTTAAGACACCACGTCGACGACCTTAGTTCTTCAAATTTTGACGAGCAGCTTTTctcaataatttttaataatttctggAATATCCACAGAAAGTTATTGCTGCTAATGTATAAAAAATAATGATGTCGTGCGTCGAGGAAAAATTGTATTAAAAACAGAGCGCGTACCAATCTGCCACTGCAGAAAGAAACTATTTGGTTTGTTGATAGTCGATGCGTTTAATTGCGATATTACGGCGATGCTGTGAACTAATCGCTGTTGATCTTTATTATCATCCTTAGCCAACAGCTCGAACATGCGTGGAAATGCAGTAGAATGCGTACGAAAACGCATTTTGCTCGATAATATCTCTGAGTGGACCAGCGAAGGCGGTTTTTAAGTCCCTCAAGGACAAGTTTTGCGTGAATCGAAAACCGGTTCCAGATATATGCACTTTCGAGCAACTGAATCGACTTCTCAACTTCCAAATATaaacacttgaagtgaatttcTTCAAAATTGGTGCAACCATTGGACAAAAAACTTCTGAGGTTTCTGAGAACAGAGACACGTACAGTAAAAATGTTTTTAACGATTATTTTTGTCTAGAATTGTGGCGATTAGTGGCATGGAAAATAATGATTGGCAAAAGAACGAGCTCGAAACGAAATAGAAGGAAGTTTGTGGTCGTTACTGCAATTAAGAGCAACTAAATCGATTGAATCAAAATTGCTGCAGTCAATGGACAACAAAATATATCAGTTTTTAGCTTTAAATTGGTACCAATGTCGTAAAAATTGGTCGACTATTTTTTTAATTATGTCACCTGAATTTCTGTGAGCAAGAAAAGGTAAAatatcctttttctttttttggaaacgatgtttttattaaattaaaacgaAGAATTTGAATTTAACGCTGAAAATTTATTTgatttattaaattttaatgtTTGGCGTTGCGCTTCTGGCTTGAAGGATATTTTACCTTTCTTTTGTTCATTGGAATTTGGGTCATGTAATTAGAATTTTAGATTTGTTCGATTATTTTATGGCAGGTTTATTACTTAACTTCAATCATTAAGCTGAGATATCTAACTTTAACGATTATTTTATGGTAGGTTTTTTATTTAACTTCAATTTATAAGCTGAGATATTTAACTTAAGAAAATTCACAAGGTGATTGAAGAGAAAACGATAAAACCCAAGAAGAAAAAAGATTGCGATAAAAATGATTAAGAGCAATATAAATTTCGGTTGTGACCTACATTACCGACTGTGGATCGTTACTTAAGAACTACCTAAACCTATTTTAAGTTCAACGCAGAGATTTTCAACTTTTATGCCACAACGTCTTTCTGAAAACGAAATTTCTCCccatcttttatttttttaatagaTATAATAATACAGACACGTTTTAAACAATAAAAACTGcatgaaaagaaaagaaaaactgtAAACTACAACTAACAGAGTAATAACAAGAGGTTTTGCTATTATGCATATACATTTTTGTATTGCCACAAAATTGACCAAATCTTGGATGCAATGTAAATATTTTTTGCGCCTCCCAGAGAAAATTGAATCTAATTTTCAGTTACAATAAAAGTGCACGATATTTTTCAGAAAAGGTGGACTGGCTGAATTGAAGAAGAATGGCGACGTACGTGGAAATTATTTGCGGGTTCGTCGCCGTGTTTCTAGCGTTTTATTACTACCTCACCTCGACGTTCGACTTCTGGAAAGTACGAGGAGTACCTGGGCCACGACCCATGCCAGTGTTTGGTAACATGAAAAATGTGGTGCTCCTGAAGACGTCCACCAGCCACTTTGTAAGAGACATTTACTACGAATACAAAGACGAGCCAATGGTTGGAATATTCATATGGAGAACGCCAGTAATTATTCTACATGATCCAGAACTTATTAAGGACGTTCTGATAAGGGACTTTTCCAAGTTCGCTGATCGGGGATTCCCTGTTGTAGAAAAGGTAAACGAGTAAGCTGAGATTGGAAATTGATTGAACAAATTCATTATCAGTGTCTTCGCACTCCCTTTTTTCATGTTGCACAGTCACAAAACTAATATATAATGACCTCTAACACATAATTTAGTATTTGTAGCATGATACAAAGGTACTAGAAAGAGTAACATAAATTACAAACAGCCAAATAAACCAACAAGACGAACGCTTCAGCAACTTGGTGTGACTTTACTCTGCAAATCCTGTGCGAATTAGACGGAACATCCAAAGAGTTAATTTTATTCGCATCAGCTattaaaatcctaattaatataattattttaGGCAGAACCATTGTCTCCAAATCTGTTTAATTTGGAAGCTGAAAGATGGAGACCGATGAGAGCAAAATTGTCGCCAATATTCACATCAGGAAAGCTGAGAGAAATGTTCCCTCTGATAATGGAATGTTCTAATCATTTGGAGCAATATTTGGATAAACTGGTATCGAAAGGAGAGCCTGTTGAATGTCGTGAATTAATAGCAAAGTACACGACAGACGTAATAGGCAGTTGCGCCTTTGGCTTAGAAATAAACGCTTTATCTGATGAGGAGAGCGAGTTCCGTCGAGTGGGCAGACAAGTGTTTGGTAGCTTGTCGCAGGTCATTAGATTCCGAATTAAGGAAATGGCACCAACCTTCTACAATTTACTTGGCTACGTGTTACCACCAACCGAAATTACAACATTCTACACCAAAATTATTGTGGATACGCTGGCGTACAGGAAAGAGAACAATATTGTTAGGCCTGACTTCGTCAACATGCTTCTGGAGCTTAAGAAAAACGCGGATAAAGTGGAGACTATTGGTACGTTCTATTGGCTTGTTACATATAAAATCTCTGATTTTTAGGATTAACCAGTGGATTCTACATATTTCTTCCCAGAAGTTTCTAGTCTTTCTACtccatttttataaaaatctgTGTGCAACTTGGGGCATATATATTTAGCATTTTATTTGTGTATTTGATCGACTACTTTATAGTGAGTTTTTTTTTACCCTTTTGGTCATTCTCAGAATCTTTACGTTAAGATGTTTAACTGAAGTTCAATTTTTAAGTTAAGATACTAAACTGAAGTAAGTTCAGTCCTTAAATTAAGATACCAAACTTAAATAAGTTCAGTGTTTACGTTGAGATATTTAACTGAAGTAACTTCAatatttatgttaagatatttaacttaaatTCAATTCTTATCTAAAATATCTCAACTTGAAGATTGAACTTGCTTAAGTTATGTATCTTagcttaaagattgaacttacttAAGTTAATGTTCGAAATTAAGTTTAGTATCTTAACGTAGAGATTCAATACACTTTAGTTAAATATCTCAGCTTAAAGATTGGAGATAAATATAAAACCTACCATAAAATAATCGAACAAATCTAAAAAACAAAATCTTCAATTCATGGCCTCTGAGTTGCACTTATTTTTATGAGAAACGTCCAGAAATTTTCACTGTTTAAGACTTATCTTCATCCCCATCCATGAATTACAAATACGATGCTttacattatttattatattttgcaGAACTAACGGATACATTGCTAACAGCACAGGCGTTCGTTTTCTTTGTTGCTGGATTTGAAACTTCTGCAACAACAATGACCCATGTTCTTTATGAATTAGCTTTGAATGATAATATACAGAAAAAACTGCGACAAGAAATTAAGGAACACTTTGAGAAAAATAATGGAGAATTGAAGTACGATGATATAAAAAATATGACGTATCTGGACTTAGTATTTCGTGGTATGTATATGTAATTGTTAATACTTTTCTTCCCTTAGAACAATTCCTATTTCGATTCCACTAATTATCCAATAATAATCTACAGTATTTTAAAATTTTCTTGGTCTACTCACAGTGTGATAATAAATTTAGTATTTTAAATTCTGTGGTCTCATTCATCGATATCTCCTAAAAAATTTTATATGGTTCGTTTCTCTCGTTACctttttaaaaaattgcataCTTCAAAAATCAGGCAACGGCAAGTGATAAGTGTTACTACAACTAACAACAAGCAACTGACGAATGGACAAGTGGAAATTATCGTCCTACTAACCAGCTACTCTTTGTTTTACATAATTCTAACTAGGTATTTTTGGAAAGTGGACTTGGACGCAAATAATCGTTTTACAGAAACATTAAGGAAATATCCACCTGGGCCAATCTTGATAAGGAAGTCGGTGGCTGATTATACTTTCAAGAACACAAAAGTCACTATACCAAAGAAATCATTCGTATGGGTACCATTATATGCGCTTCACCACGATCCAGCTATTTATCCAAATCCAGACGCTTTTATCCCTGAAAGGTTCACAGATGATGCTGTTGCAGCGCGACACCCTATGCATTATTTACCTTTCGGCGATGGCCCAAGGAACTGTATTGGTACGCCAACTAATTACAGTATTTTAAACTTCTTAGCTTATTTTACAACTTATCAATCATACCATTCAATTTCTTAGCTTATTTTACAATTtacaattaaaaattcaataaatGGTTTCCTTAAATCACATGAATGCAGCCTGAATGAAATTTGTATAAGAATTAGCGCAACTTCTTAGGCCATTTGCATTAGCCTCGAATACACCCCCAATGAAATgggtcatttaaatgtttgcgcAAGGTACCAGAGAAGGTGCGATGCAGTGAGAAAATGCACATGAGCCTCTTCGAGCTGCTTACGCACCTTATTACCTGTTACTTCTTCCTGATTTTGGCCTATATTCTCTAAATGTTAGATTTACAGTAATCAAAGGTTCCTATGTTGGGTTCTTTTAATATATTAAGCGTTTCCTCATTCTCTAATAGACACGTTGTTCCAAATGCTTTAATTACTATCAAATTGTATCAAATATTTTAATGTTTTTCATTGAAGATGCTACTCAGgcaataaatatatttaatatagtCATGAAGAAGTTCTAAGATAAAAGATAAAAGATTAAGCAGAATTGGTTAATGTCAGATGTTATTGATATTTTTGTATTCTAGGTGCTAGATTCGCCATTTACCAATCCAAAATTGGGCTCAtaacaatacttcgcaattacaGAGTGGAAGTATGCGACAAAACTATGATTCCATACGTAATCGATCCAGCTTCTTTCTTAGTATCGCCTAAAGGAGGAATATATTTGAAGTTTACAAAAGAAGAAAGCTAAGATTCTATAAGTGTTGACATTAATAGATATTATACATGTATAGTAAGAAGTAAGAACGTTACAACTTTAAAGTAAAACAAGGTATTACCCGAtgtttataaaatataaaatatatttttttatttccaaAAGGTTCAAATCTTTTTCAAGTAATTGGCAACTTTCACTCGGACGCTTAATAGGAGATATCTCGTAATTGGCAATTTTGGTACAGGTGCTTACTACGAGATATCTCCTATCGCTATCCTAGAAGAATTTAACTTTTAGATCGTACTGTTCAGACGCATAACAATTATTACATCACTGTGGAAATATTGATTcatgaaaagtgatgcgatggACCTTCAATTATCCGAGTCAGTCGAGAAACAAGTACTTGGTTCATCTAATTCCATACGTTCACATGATTCTATTCACAGTCAATGATTCATAGTGTTCAAGTGCCAATTAGGTAGGAGACCAGCAGTCTGAAGAACGTAAGCAGATCATCGACCAGCTAACTACGCAGCCACTCAAGTGATACACATTTACGCGATTATGCTTACCACATGAAATCGACTAGGTAACGTAAAATGTAGTACTCTGAAGGTAAATAATtccaaaaatattaaaaaaaatgcagtagaaaatattaaacattacattagaaataattgcaggGCTCAGCGCCCTCGCACAAGTTTCTAATCAACTACAATTAATATAGAAGAGCTATGCATCTCGTAGATGGCGTCTGCTGGGCCCAGCGCATTGCACCACGTTTCCCAGAATTATCGAGAGCGACACCTGCAGCAGCAAGAGCTCATCGCGTGTCCATTGGATCATCCCAGGAGAAATCGCATCAAATACTCCGACGATAAAGTCTTCCTCAGCCAGTCACTCGCTGAAACTGCCAAGCGTCGGTACTCTGATAATTAATTTATCTCTCCGCTGTTAACTGTCTTTCTGGTTCAAATAAGATTTATCTGTTAATTTATTACCATCCTGTGATCCAGTGCTGTTTCATTCTGGCGCAGAATTTCTGCTCGAGCGTCTTTGTGTCTGGACCTCTCGTTTTGTTGATGTGCTCTGGATTTGTCTGCGAAACTGCTGCGAGTTACTACTTGGAAGCCACTTGATTTCGGATCTGTAAGCATTTCATGTTTATTTATGCGTTTCACGTAAATAATGGAGTATTTACTTGTTCGATTCGACGCTGCGATGACTTGTCGACCTTGAAATGTAATTACAAGTAGCGGGAATCTGATACATGGTAGTACGATAGTTCTCCGTCCAAATATCGCATTAATACTGGCGATGAAACTGAAACTTAAGCATCGCGTTAGtgacaataataatatattactgtTTACCATTGGTAGGCTCTGAATTTTGTGCTGTTTTACTTAGCGACACAGATTTGGACCAACTCTCATCCCAGACAAACGAATTTAACTCTTCTTCCACGGAATACAATATCATTTGTTTCTTTAAGCGGAGCTTGAATGAAAAAATCTACAATAAAATCCCATTTTTCGAGATTCTGAATCGCACAACTCGCAGACCTCGAATTGCTTTTGAATCGTGCgtttaataaaaaaattgttaaacGTAAAAGTTTTATAGTTTTAAAGTGATTAGTGGTAACACCTTGACCTTTGTTCTGCACAGAGTAGTTCTCAAAATTTGTAGACcaactttctcttttttttttcaagtaagatagtttcgtggatcgagaaaatatttaattttaagaCGAGAAATTAAATATTCTCTTGGTatacgaaaaaaagaaaagaatgtcgatcttaaaattagaataaaaatttaatttaatttttatttcaatccaaatttaattttattttaatttcagaAGAAAATTTATATCGTGCATCGAGTAAAAGTCGTAGATCGAGCAAAATAATATCTCAAAATTTACATAACTGCACGACGCGTAATAATAGTTAAGGCGTTAGCAGTTTATGCAATAAAACTTCTATTCTAAGACCATAAATATTAATCAATGCTAATCCTGATGCTGTTTATCAATGAGAAATTTTTTACAATTTATAATTCACTATTTCCTGTGCATATTATTTACTATATACGCAGAAAACGTAATTTTAACTTCATATTGCATGAAAACACCTTCGTGCAAGCTACATTGAAGTATTTTGTCCAAAATAATTCTCAATCAAGCTCGAAAATCACGATCACAGTCCTCATTTACCACTTTATTGTTAATTACAATAAAATCTTCATTGTAAACAACAAAATAGACCATAAAAGAGTCAACTAGGCCCAAAAACCAAATATCCTGAAAACCAAAATTGCACAGCAGTTAAATGTATACAAATACAttcaaaatattaatttttaattcgtCGAAATCAGTTGAGTCGTAAAGACGTCGATAATAGTAAAAGAAAGTTGTTAAAAATTATTCAATTACTTAATTTAAGACAGCACGTCGATGATCTTAGTTTTTCTAATTTTTCAGAGCAGCTTTCCTCAATAATTTTTATCAATTTCGAGAATATCTACGGAAAGTTATTGCTTCTAATATATAACGTCGGATGCGTCAGCATGATGAGGCCGTTTGTTTGCGTTTTTTATAATAAAACCACGTCCGTCTGCGAGCAAACTCTCCAGCGAGTAAACATAAAAAATCTTTCCAAGAGATCTACAGTTCCTGCAAACATTAAGACCCACTCGAACTTAAACCCTTCCCCTGATCGTGTTCCACATAATTGTAAAATCTGACTCAGTTCTTCGCAGATAATAAACGCGAAGCTACAAAACTGTTGcgtttaacaattttttattaaacGCACGATTCAAAAGTAATTCGAGGTCCGCGAGTTGTGCGATTCAGGAATCTCGAAAAATGGGATTTTATTGTAGATTTTTTAATTCAAGCTTCGCTTAAAGAAACAAACGATATTGTATTCTGTGAAAGAAGAGATAAATTCGTTTGTCTGGGATGAGAGTTGGTTCAAATCTGTGTCGCTAAGTAAAACAGCGCAAACTTAAAAGTTTACTAAtggtaaataataatatattattattgttattaattgGATATTTTAGTTTTAGTTTtattatgaatattaatgcAATATTTAGACGGAGAGTTGTGATATTATCAAACGTCGATAATAGTAAAAGAAAGTGGTAACAAATTACTCAGTTACTTAATTTAAGACAGCACGTCGACGATCTTAGTTCTTCTAATTTTGACGAGCAGCTTTTctcaataatttttaataatttctggAATATCTACAGAAAGTTATTGTTGCTAATGTATAAAAAGAAAGTGGTAACAAATTATTCAGTTACTTAATTTAAGACAGCACGTCGATGACCTTAGTTCTTCTAATTTTGACGAGCAGCTTTTctcaataatttttaataatttctggAATATCCACAGAAAGTTATTGCCGCTAATATATAAAAAGAAAGTGGTAACAAATTATTCAGTTACTTAATTTAAGACAGCACGTCGACGACCTTAGTTCTTCTAATTTTGACGAGCAGCTTTTCTCAATAACTTTTAATAATTTCTGGAATATCTACAGAAAGTTATTGCTGCCAATATATAAAAAGAAAGTGGTAACAAATTATTCAGTTACTTAATTTAAGACAGCACGTCGACGATCTTAGTTCTTCTAATTTTGACGAGCAGCTTTTctcaataatttttaataatttctggAATATCTACAGAAAGTTATTGTTGCTAATATATAAAAAGAAAGTGGTAACAAATTATTCAGTTACTTAATTTAAGACAGCACGTCGATGACCTTAGTTCTTCCAATTTTGACGAGCAGCTTCTctcaataatttttaataatttctggAATATCTACAGAAAGTTATTGCTGCTAATATATAAAAAGAAAGTGGTAACAAATTATTCAGTTACTTAATTTAAGACACCACGTCGATGACCTTAGTTCTTCTAATTTTGACGAGCAGCTTCTctcaataatttttaataatttctggAATATCCACAGAAAGTTATTGCTGCtaatatataaaaagaaaatggtaACAAATTATTCAGTTACTTAATTTAAGACAGCACGTCGACGATCTTAGTTCTTCTAATTTTGACGAGCAACTTTTctcaataatttttaataatttctggAATATCTACAGAAAGTTATTGCTGCTAATATATAAAAAGAAAGTGGTAACAAATTATTCAGTTACTTAATTTAAGACAGCACGTCGACGACCTTAGTTCTTCTAATTTTGACGAGCAGCTTCTctcaataatttttaataatttctggAATATCCACAGAAAGTTATTGCTGCTAATATATAAAAAGAAAGTGGTAAAAAATTATTCAGTTACTTAATTTAAGACACCACGTCGACGATCTTAGTTTTTCCAATTTTGACGAGCAGCTTCTctcaataatttttaataatttctggAATATCCACAGAAAGTTATTGCTGCTAATATATAAAAAGAAAGTGGTAACAAATTATTCAGTTACTTAATTTAAGACAGCACGTCGACGATCTTAGTTCTTCTAATTTTGACGAGCAGCTTTT encodes:
- the LOC143430931 gene encoding putative cytochrome P450 6a14, coding for MATYVEIICGFVAVFLAFYYYLTSTFDFWKVRGVPGPRPMPVFGNMKNVVLLKTSTSHFVRDIYYEYKDEPMVGIFIWRTPVIILHDPELIKDVLIRDFSKFADRGFPVVEKAEPLSPNLFNLEAERWRPMRAKLSPIFTSGKLREMFPLIMECSNHLEQYLDKLVSKGEPVECRELIAKYTTDVIGSCAFGLEINALSDEESEFRRVGRQVFGSLSQVIRFRIKEMAPTFYNLLGYVLPPTEITTFYTKIIVDTLAYRKENNIVRPDFVNMLLELKKNADKVETIELTDTLLTAQAFVFFVAGFETSATTMTHVLYELALNDNIQKKLRQEIKEHFEKNNGELKYDDIKNMTYLDLVFRETLRKYPPGPILIRKSVADYTFKNTKVTIPKKSFVWVPLYALHHDPAIYPNPDAFIPERFTDDAVAARHPMHYLPFGDGPRNCIGARFAIYQSKIGLITILRNYRVEVCDKTMIPYVIDPASFLVSPKGGIYLKFTKEES